The Herbiconiux sp. A18JL235 region TCGAGACGCGGGGCGCGCATCCGCTGCCTCAGACCTCGTCGGGAAGGCTTGCCCTGCCGTACGCGGAGTGCCGCCGCGGGATGAGAGCCACCAGCACGACACCGATCACCGCCGCGGCGAGCGACACGATGAACGACAGCTGGAAGCCCCACGCGCTCGGGGTGGTGACGTCACCGACCGTGACGGTCTGCGTGGCCAGCACCACGCCGAACACGGCACTCGCGACGGTGGAGCCGAGCGAACGCATCACCGAGTTGAGGCCGTTCGACGCGGCGGTCTCGGTGGGCGGCACGGCGCCCATGATGAGCGCCGGCATCGCCGAGTAGGCGAACCCGACGCCGAGCCCCACGACGGTGGCGATGAGCACCGTGTGCCAGATCTCGGTCATGAGGAAGACGGCGAGCAGGTACCCCACGGCGATGACGGCGAGCCCGAACAGGAAGCTGAGCCGCGCGCCCCTCGCCCTGATGAGCCGCGCCGCGAGCGGCGACACCGCCCACATCACCAGGCCGCTCGGAATGAGGCAGAGGCTCGCCACGAACATGCTCTGTCCGAGACCGACGCCGGTGCCGGGCGACGCCTCGAGCAGCTGCGGCAGCACGACGGTGCTGGCGAAGAAGGCGAAGCCCACGGTCACCGACGCGGCGTTGGTGAGCAGCACGGTGCGCCGGGTGGCGACCCTGATGTCGATGAGCGGGCTGGTCGAGCGCAATTCGTACCAGGTCCAGACCGCGAGCACCGCGACCCCGCCGAGCAGGCACGCGAGCGTCGGGAGGCTGACCCATCCCCATCCGTTGCCCTTCGAGATGCCGAGGAGCAGGGCCGTGAGGGCGACGGCGAGCCCGATCGCGCCCACCACGTCGAATCGGCCCTCCGCCCGCAGGGTGCTGACCGGGATGAACCGCCACACCAGCACGAGGCCGGCGACGGCGAGCACACCCGACACCACGAACAGGAAGTGCCAGTCGAGGAACTGCGAGATCACCGCGGCGAGCGGCAGGCCGACGGCACCGCCGATGCCGAGCGTCGCGCTCACGAGGGCCACGGCGGAGCCGATGCGATCGCGGTGCAGCACGTCGCGCAGGATGCTGATGCCGAGGGGGATGACGCCGATGCCGGC contains the following coding sequences:
- a CDS encoding MFS transporter yields the protein MFTLAFTGLVTAFMMTLLVPLVPSLPEILDVSAEDSQWAVTVTLLAAAVATPIFGRLGDLYGKRRMVLVLLALVVLGSVIAGFATTLVPLVIGRGLQGAGIGVIPLGISILRDVLHRDRIGSAVALVSATLGIGGAVGLPLAAVISQFLDWHFLFVVSGVLAVAGLVLVWRFIPVSTLRAEGRFDVVGAIGLAVALTALLLGISKGNGWGWVSLPTLACLLGGVAVLAVWTWYELRSTSPLIDIRVATRRTVLLTNAASVTVGFAFFASTVVLPQLLEASPGTGVGLGQSMFVASLCLIPSGLVMWAVSPLAARLIRARGARLSFLFGLAVIAVGYLLAVFLMTEIWHTVLIATVVGLGVGFAYSAMPALIMGAVPPTETAASNGLNSVMRSLGSTVASAVFGVVLATQTVTVGDVTTPSAWGFQLSFIVSLAAAVIGVVLVALIPRRHSAYGRASLPDEV